Genomic DNA from Coregonus clupeaformis isolate EN_2021a chromosome 26, ASM2061545v1, whole genome shotgun sequence:
TCAATGATTTAGCCATTTTAAACTACTGCCCTCACTGGTAATTGAAACATAAGCTTGTCCGAGGTGTCGTACTCGACAACAGTTGCTATCCATTGGAGCGCTGCGATTGGTTGCCCAATATTCTGGGGTGGGGCTTAGCAAAGGGTCAATTCACCTGTAATGTCATTGGCCCTCCATCTTTTGCAACTTGGCTTTTAACATTTGCAGTCATTTGTAAATTAGAGGACTCATCTCAGGTGTGGTTAATGTATTCAGTTTACATTACTCACATTTACACATTTTCAACCTTCTCTATGAAATGCCTCTGTAAATGGAGAACTTCTTTTGGATGATATTTTGTTTGATACATGTCTCCACTCCAGCTGAACAATAAGATTGACCAGATCTAATACAAGCAGCATGAAACTGCAACTGGCTTGTGTTATTTGCCTCATAACGGAGGATGTGACTCGACTGCTCAATATGTCTGACTTTTGTTATTACTAACTCATGTGTGTCCAATTTAGCTCCCCCCCCAACGTGCCCACTCTCTTGTTTATGTCCTGCCGGCTTCacaagttttttgtttttatctGGTCCCTTGCTAGTTTTTTGTGGCTACATTGTGGCTCCTAAAACTCAGACAGGAAAGTGAAAAAACCAAGAGTAGCCAAGCTACCCCCAGCCTGCAAAAAACCCTCACATGAATGGTGCTGTTAACCAATTCATATCTACTGAATGGCTGCTGTTGAGCTTAATTCGGAAGGAGACTTTTGAAGAGGGCGACTCACCAATGAGAGAAGTGTTCAGCTCGAAGGCCCAGTCCACGTTTGCAGCTTTGAAGACGGCTGTGCCAGGACGGTCCGCCAGATGGGCCTGCCAGGCCGAAGGTCCAGTTCTGGGGATGTCCTGGGAGGCAGCAATGGAGCCTCGTCCGTTAGGCTCAGACCCAGGAGCTGCTCCCTGGAGAGAATCCTGGATGTATCGCCAGAGTCCGACTCATGCTCCCGACTCAAGTTGTACCAGTCTACCGAGAGTCTGGCGTCCTGCAAAAGTAACAATGGCAGCAAGTACAGCACCCCACCTCAGAATAAAACAGACTCTCAGCCAGACAGCTGCCCTAACTCTGAATCCCAAGGCTTTGTCACCATGGCAACTCCTCCCAGTTGTGACACCAGTTCAGGTGCGACGTCTTGTACAAGTAATTATTGCTGTAGTAGTGAGAAGCAATGGGTTTTCTGCCATTGAGATATAACATGGATTTCATCTTCCAGTTAAAATCACATCCAATGCTTCATTCACTTTAATGCATTTCATTAGCCTCAAGTCCTAGTGGTGTGTGTATGCGTCATTATCATCTGATGTATACAAAGGGCCAAGTACATAcccatcctgtgtgtgtgtgtgaaggtctCCTCCAGCCTCAGTTGGAGCAGGTGGCCATTGAGGCTCTGCAGCTCTGCACCCTGTTGCTGCCCCCTGCCAGCTGGAGGAAGCTCCAGCTGCTGATGAGAATGATCTCCCGGATGAGTCAGAACGTGGACCTGCCTCGGCTCCATGATGCCATagcaacacacacactggtgagGAGAAACACAGGTTTTACAATTCTGCGTGATGATCTGGACTTAGTAAGTCTAAAAAGAGAATGAAATGAACATGTCCTCAACTCCATTATTCAATCCCATGGTGTTTCCAGATGGTGCATACGTTCTCTCACTGCATGCTGGGCTGTGAGGAAGAGATGGACCTGGATGAGCTGCTGGCCACCAGACTGGTCTCCTTCCTCATGGACCATCACCAGGAGATCCTCCAGGTGCCCGTCTATCTGCAGAACGCAGTCCAGGACCACATCGTCTACCTCAGGAAAGTACAGGTACAGTACTGCTGTCGCATGTTTTTTTTTCCATTATCAATTTTCTTTGATTTTCAACTGCTTTACATTGATGTGTATGAGAATTATGAGCCTGTTCTCTTTCCTCTCCTAGATAAAATACCAGGCAGTGTTGGTGCCCCAGTGCCCGTCTACTCCTTTTGTAGACGGATCAGCACCAAAGAGTTTGAGGAGCAGAAGCTGAGTGTCTCCCAGGCTGCCATCGCTGACCTGCTGGAGAGCCTGGTCAAAGACAAGAACATGTCTATGAAGGACAGGAAGAAGAATCTTAAGCAGGTAACAAGTTAGATGGAATGTTGTCTGAACGCTTTCATATTTTTCTCTAATCATCGCACTACAACTTTGTTTACAATTGATGATTTCGAAATTCTAACtgaaaagttgtaaaaaatagaaataaagtCTAATACATTTTTCTATGATTAGTTTCAGAGGCAGTATCCAGACATTTACGCACGCAATTTTCCCACTACTGTTCTTGCAGCTAAATGAAGGTGGGAGGGCTATACAGGGGAGACCACCTCCCAATTTAGACTGCAACTATGTAACAATTGGCTTTAGGGTTGAATTATGCATATTTTATATTGAGTAATGTGTTTTTGTGTATGTTATTTTGAAATACTGCAGTAGGTATCTTTAGTGCACCAATTAAGTTACTTTGGGATCGATAATGACCTCTTATGGAGTATAATAAGAGACTAAAGAGAAACTAAAGCAAATCAAAACAATTTGTGAGTAAAATTTCTGATTTGGTGTTTTTCTGTCAATGTTGCAATTGATCTACATTCATACACCACCATTGATAAGAGTACAGTATTTAAACTTTCAAACGTTTGAGCATTTTTAGGGATTACATTTGTTATTAAGTGTGATTTGTCTACCTAGTTCATTAGGGTTGTCCGAAGTGCTCATAACATTTTGTCCATGTTTCACTTTTTTCTGTGTATGTTTTGGAATTGCACTTTTCTGTTGTTCTTTCATctcataatgtattttttttattacatAACATTCTCTTAAAGTTAAGCTCAAACTGCTTTATTCTATATATTGGGCGTGGGATTTGTCTATTTTCTTCCCTGGCAAGTTATGTTcagccatttgggatacagaaaAGTTTTGCACAATTTTCTGTCATTTTAAATGAATGGTAACTTTGATCAATCAATACAATTGTTAATATATACTTGCCATATTATGTATTGTTACTGCCATCGATGAAGTATTAATAAACCTTCTGTAGGGGGGACTTTTGGACTCCATTTGACGCATTTTTCGAATACCTCTGTGGCTGTATACTTACCTCAAAGAAAGAGCCAATGACAACAGTTATAACCTTTTGTGTATTATTTCCTTGCCAAAAATTATGTTTACTATGCAACATTCTTAGGAAAATGTCCAACTGTAAAACAAAATGTTTACTCTTGACTAATTATGCAAATGTATCCGGTTTATTAGTGTTCTATAAAGGATGTGGTTTATTTCATCATATTTGTTGTTTACCCTATAGTGTGGCACAGGAAGGGAGAGTAAATGTTGCTACTCACACAGAATAACTGCCTTGCATCACTAATTACTTTTAAAATGCACAAATTCCACATATCTCTGGTGGATGTGGCAGAGCAATCTATTGTTAGAATTCCAAGTGCATTGCAACCCAAGATGATGAATCACATGTCCCTCTGAGGCGGACCTCAACTGACAGCTTCATTCATCTAGATCCGTAGGAAGAAAAGGAAGACACCGTTAATCATACACGTCCATAACAAACACCCTCAGTGTGGGTGACTACAGAGAATATTGATTAAATAAACTTGTTTTAATCTGGAATCCATCAAATTAGTTAACTAGTGTGGGAACATCTTTCTCTGACATAACAACATGTAGAACAAACATTTTGAAACAAAGATATTGCATAATGAACTGCATTACTTTCCAAGTGTTTGTTGTGCAGACCCTTTTGTATCCTTTTGGGGCTCTCAGGTTAGCAAATGTGGTTCTGGTTCTGGTCTTAATTAGGCAGAGAAATTCCTTGAAGGGGTACAATTGTGTGGTGGCGGTGGGCTAAACGTCAATGGAAACTGAATGGTCTGGACACAAAGGAACTTTTGTTTCAGAGACCACTGGTTTGGGGGTAGGTTCTCAGACTCCCGGCGCTCTGTATGGGAATGGAACTGTGTCTATAAAGGCTACTTGATTACTCCGCAGTTCAGACTGGGCTTCCTGCACACAAACTGTGTTTATTCTCTAAAGGAAAATGGTTAGTCGGTGAGTAAATCCTTTTTGTACATTTTCCTTAGCTTCGCATAACATTTTCCCATACAAGAATATAGTAAGTTGGTGAGCAAACCAACATTTTGCAGACTTTCCGCATTGCATAACTTTGACAGGAGTATGTAAATTGTTGAGTAACTGTCTCCTTGTGCTAACTTTGCAAAGCTTTTtgatttttagaatttttttctccTCGCATTACTGTTTTACTGCACGCTATTGTCAAGCAGTTGAACATATTTTTCTGGTCTCAGATTGTAGTTTTTGGTTTTGATGAACAAGTAAAACTTTTAATTTAGGCCAGAATGAGGTACCTAATTTGGGTTTTTAGGTCAGGGCAGAAAACGTTTGTCAGTTCAGCAGCCTATTCTTTTTTGTAAATAGATGTTATATTTGATAActtatttgttttgattttcaGAATTCAGCATCCGGCTGGTGGGTACAAGAAAATCTTTGAGACGTGTGAAGAATTGAATGAGCCTATTCCTGCTATGGTTGTAGGTAGGTGAGGAAAAGGTCTCTTAGACTCCACTCCCCTTTGGTTTACAAGCGAGAAGGTTTGGTTTTTATCATGGTTGAGGTTGAGTGAGCATTGAGCACAACAGGGTAACATGGATCATTTCATGCTGTGTTCAGGTGTGATTCCAGAATGGCTGAGTGGCAGTCTATTGCGTCTGGGACCCGGCCTGTTCGAGGTGGGGGCTGAGCCTTTCTACCACCTCTTTGATGGCCAGGCCCTCATGCACAAGTTTGACCTAAAGAATGGCCATGTGACCTACTATCGGAAGTAAGCCCCTGTGTGTTGATGTTGACTTCAGTGATAATGCATAACACGTTTACACACTGAAGGTGGTGAAATATATATGAGGAGGGCTTGCAAttttacagtaacacactggtaGTAGTTGTGCAGTTATGTGAAATGTTCCCCTCTGCCTATAAATTTGACTGGAATGTTTTGGGGAACCTCAGTGTGGGCTGTTTCTAATTTAAAACAGTGAATACCAAAGCACAGAGACCTGCTACATCTGCTCTCAAAAGCTTCTGAAAGCTGAAACAAGTGGGCCTATCAATTCCCAATCTGTATGTTCCAAACTACATGTTGTTTAAATGATGGTTTTAATTgtttttaaaggtccaatgcagctgtttttatctcaatatcaaatcatttctagctaacaattaagtaccttactgtgattgttttcaattaaaatggtcaaaaagaaacaaagtaattattcaagcaagaatttagctaggactgtctgggagtggtctgagtgagggaCCTAATTGGAGGAGCCTAATGGGGGAGCGACAGTATGTATCCTGAAAATGAACTGTTATTGGCAGAGCAGTTTAAGTCTTTGTTATTGGTCAATTAACttataccacctggtgatgtcgccAGGCAAGCCAAAACTACATCcctccaaaacaggctgaaattccaagCATATATTTTTTGATTTTTTCAAactgctcttacactaaaagggtattatcataattttcacaatttcacagtatttcaACTTCAGAGTGGAAATACCAAAGAGAACACAGGAAACTCtggtttttgactgcactgccccttgaactatttcctttaaaaaaaaacgtaGTCGATGTCCGCGCCCAGCGCAAAttgaattagcataataaaaaaattcCCATTAAAATCAGTCCGTTTTAGCTAGAGCTATATATTGTTTTGCATTGGAtgagtctcaatccaccgcatccgccgatgtccCACTTCCACATCTGCTGTAAAAGGTGAccgagctagagcggtgtttgtcagaccatgagacatcccgaaaatcggtgtTCTCACAAAATCGCCTGTAGCGTCTGAAGATgggactctcacgaacacaatggtgttctctgttttgctttacgacccccacaagcgtcttgggacttgtCTGTAGTGGGTCCagctgatctgccaacttctgtctgtagcgtccgaacagtttgggctacacactaatatgacccctctgtggaacaCGTACATGTCATAcatgttgttttgctctaggacgcccacaggcctcaagACTTGTCTGAAGATCCCacagtaccagttgaaaaaaaatTAATGAAAGtacagtatatatgga
This window encodes:
- the LOC121539827 gene encoding DEP domain-containing protein 1A-like, producing the protein MGLPGRRSSSGDVLGGSNGASSVRLRPRSCSLERILDVSPESDSCSRLKLYQSTESLASCKSNNGSKYSTPPQNKTDSQPDSCPNSESQGFVTMATPPSCDTSSGLLQPQLEQVAIEALQLCTLLLPPASWRKLQLLMRMISRMSQNVDLPRLHDAIATHTLMVHTFSHCMLGCEEEMDLDELLATRLVSFLMDHHQEILQVPVYLQNAVQDHINYEPVLFPLLDKIPGSVGAPVPVYSFCRRISTKEFEEQKLSVSQAAIADLLESLVKDKNMSMKDRKKNLKQFQRQYPDIYARNFPTTVLAAK